One stretch of Molothrus aeneus isolate 106 chromosome 2, BPBGC_Maene_1.0, whole genome shotgun sequence DNA includes these proteins:
- the SETDB2 gene encoding histone-lysine N-methyltransferase SETDB2 isoform X5 translates to MFFSVSDELNGDGAQETKPKLQPLLPGDNAADTVEASDSSEKEDVEKTCSGSKEAPSKIQGLPLNVQYQNHKCSSACLANRAVGSYKGENPLKIPILFDFQRRHAKADCLSKPLDVNYKAPCGRSLRSFRDVRNYLFETECNFLFVDHFSFNTYVLLGRNTMNPEPLVFEFDISDGAESVPISFCNNLDHARLPYFKYRKSSWPRGYYLNNLSSLFVDSCDCTDGCIDRSKCACLQLTARGCSKISLSPSSKRSRGYRYKRLEGPVPSGIYECSVLCRCDKLMCQNRVVQHGIQVRLQVFNTEKKGWGVRCLDDIDKGTFVCTYSGRLMSRAEVLGDSEQELKEKSAVNDRGHDFSFKKRKLDLGRSDSVIELVQTAKNDILENQDSLSQTVDNENKSTLVHQKNSSNAVVRRPGTRTLVFRNHQLKMVHSASSDEDDSSQIHQPSKTKLTSGTKKGKQKCTQQQKEEHLMDIGQTDSAGVESAGCEKKGLSLQGVDCGKSSVLDDTCVVRPSSNAPLKTDCRENSRQPKHYALCEESEGDGMLPKNSNEENIYVLDATKEGNVGRFLNHSCCPNLFAQSVFVETHNRSFPWVAFFTNRHVKAGTELTWDYGYEAGSMPETEISCHCGVQKCRKKTL, encoded by the exons TAGTGAAAAAGAGGACGTGGAAAAAACCTGCTCAGGGAGTAAAGAAGCACCAAGCAAAATTCAAGGTTTACCTTTAAATGTTCAGTATCAGAACCACAAGTGCTCTAGTGCATGTCTTGCCAACAGAGCAGTGGGTTCCTACAAGGGTGAAAATCCTCTGAAGATCCCCATCCTGTTTGACTTCCAAAGACGCCATGCAAAAGCAGACTGCCTTTCGAAGCCGCTGGATGTGAATTACAAAGCTCCTTGTGGTCGGAGTCTGAGAAGCTTTCGAGATGTGCGGAACTACTTGTTTGAAACAGAGTGCAATTTCTTATTTGTAGATCACTTCTCCTTCAACACCTATGTGCTGTTGGGCAGGAACACCATGAATCCCGAGCCCCTGGTGTTTGAGTTCGATATTAGCGACGGAGCCGAGTCTGTGCCCATCTCCTTCTGTAACAATCTCGACCACGCAAGATTGCCTTATTTCAAGTATCGGAAGTCCTCATGGCCACGTGGATATTATCTCAACAATCTCTCCAGCCTGTTTGTTGATTCCTGTGACTGCACAGATGGCTGCATCGATAG GTCAAAATGTGCATGCCTACAGCTAACAGCAAGAGGCTGTAGTAAAATTTCTCTGTCTCCAAGTAGTAAAAGATCCCGTGGGTACCGTTACAAGAGACTGGAGGGACCTGTTCCTAGTGG GATTTATGAGTGTAGTGTGCTGTGCAGGTGTGACAAGCTGATGTGTCAGAACAGAGTTGTACAGCATGGCATTCAAGTCAGGCTGCAAGTGTTCAACACGGAGAAGAAGGGCTGGGGTGTCCGCTGCCTGGATGACATCGACAAGGGGACATTTGTTTGTACTTACTCAG gcaGATTAATGAGCAGAGCTGAAGTTTTGGGAGATAGTGAGCAAGAGCTGAAGGAGAAAAGTGCAGTGAATGATAGAGGCCAtgacttttctttcaaaaaaagaaaacttgacCTTGGTCGTTCAGACTCAGTGATTGAACTAGTGCAGACTGCCAAAAATGACATTCTTGAGAATCAGGATTCTTTGTCTCAGACTGTggataatgaaaataaatcaacTCT GGTTCATCAAAAGAACTCAAGTAATGCAGTAGTGAGGAGGCCTGGAACTAGAACACTTGTTTTTCGCAATCACCAGCTAAAAATG GTCCACAGTGCCAGCTCAGATGAAGATGATAGTTCTCAGATTCATCagccaagcaaaacaaaactaaccagtggaacaaagaaaggaaaacaaa AATGcacccagcagcagaaggaagaacATCTGATGGACATTGGACAGACTGACTCTGCTGGTGTAGAGAGTGCAGGATGTGAAAAAAAGGGTCTGTCACTGCAGGGTGTTGATTGTGGCAAGTCCAGTGTGCTGGATGACACCTGTGTTGTGAGGCCATCCAGCAATGCACCCCTAAAAACTGACTGCAGAGAAAATAGCAGGCAGCCAAAACATTATGCACTTTGTGAGGAGTCTGAGGGTGATGGCATGCTTCCCAAGAACagtaatgaagaaaatatttatgtacTGGATGCcacaaaagaaggaaatgtggGTCGTTTTCTAAAT cacagctgctgcccaaATCTCTTTGCACAAAGTGTGTTTGTAGAAACTCACAACAGAAGTTTTCCGTGGGTGGCATTCTTCACAAACAG ACATGTGAAAGCTGGAACCGAACTCACCTGGGATTATGGTTATGAAGCTGGAAGCATGCCAGAGACAGAAATTTCCTGTCACTGTGGAGTTCAgaagtgcaggaaaaaaaccttataG